One Oenanthe melanoleuca isolate GR-GAL-2019-014 chromosome 3, OMel1.0, whole genome shotgun sequence DNA segment encodes these proteins:
- the RHOB gene encoding rho-related GTP-binding protein RhoB, translated as MAAIRKKLVVVGDGACGKTCLLIVFSKDEFPEVYVPTVFENYVADIEVDGKQVELALWDTAGQEDYDRLRPLSYPDTDVILMCFSVDSPDSLENIPEKWVPEVKHFCPNVPIILVANKKDLRNDEHVRNELARMKQEPVRTEDGRAMAIRIQAYDYLECSAKTKEGVREVFETATRAALQKRYGTQNGCINCCKVL; from the coding sequence ATGGCCGCCATCCGCAAGAAGCTGGTGGTGGTGGGGGACGGTGCCTGTGGCAAGACTTGCCTCCTCATCGTCTTCAGCAAGGACGAGTTCCCCGAGGTCTACGTGCCCACCGTCTTCGAGAACTACGTGGCGGACATCGAGGTGGACGGCAAGCAGGTGGAGCTGGCCCTGTGGGACACGGCCGGCCAGGAGGACTATGACCGCCTGCGTCCCCTTTCGTACCCGGACACCGATGTCATCCTCATGTGCTTCTCTGTGGACAGCCCGGACTCGCTGGAGAACATCCCGGAGAAGTGGGTGCCCGAGGTCAAGCACTTCTGCCCCAACGTGCCCATCATCCTGGTGGCCAACAAGAAGGACCTGCGGAACGACGAGCACGTGCGGAACGAGCTGGCCCGCATGAAGCAGGAGCCGGTGCGCACCGAGGACGGCCGGGCCATGGCCATCCGCATCCAGGCCTACGACTACCTGGAGTGCTCGGCCAAGACCAAGGAGGGCGTGCGGGAGGTCTTCGAGACGGCCACCCGGGCGGCCCTGCAGAAGCGCTACGGCACCCAGAACGGCTGCATCAACTGCTGCAAAGTGCTATAG
- the LOC130251638 gene encoding b(0,+)-type amino acid transporter 1-like isoform X3, producing the protein MRERKTTDPLHSTNALHSSTGLSQGKEKLRLKQEVGLISGVSLIAGTMIGSGIFMSPEWVLHHMGNPASSLLLWAACGLLAMFGALSYAELGTIIKESGGEYIYILRIFGSFPAFLFAYTSVILVRPAGLAAVCLSFAEYAIAPFYPGCSSPQVAIKCTAAACILILTVINCLNVRLATSVMNIFTAAKLLALFVIVVGGLVLLAKGQTQSFQNGFQGTTAGIGTVGVAFYQGLWSYDGWNNLNYVTEELKKPEVTLPRALMIAIPLVTCLYLLVNVSYLAAMTPSELLSSGAVAVTWGDKVLGSWAWLISLSVALSTFGSSNGTFFSGGRVCYIAAREGHMPDILSMAHVRCLTPSPALLFTSAMSLIMIVSGNFTSIVNFFSFMAWFFYGMTISGLLYLKIKKPELPRSYKVIDPPDLFQPISELWI; encoded by the exons ATTGCAGGCACCATGATAGGCTCGGGGATCTTTATGTCCCCTGAGTGGGTACTGCATCACATGGGGaaccctgccagcagcctgctgctctgggcagcatgTGGTCTCCTGGCCATGTTCGGAGCCTTGTCGTACGCTGAGCTTGGAACAATAATCAAAGAGTCTGGAGGagaatatatttacattttgaggatttttggttCTTTTCCCGCTTTCCTTTTCGCCTACACTTCTGTCATCCTGGTGAGACCAGCTGGTTTGGCAGCTGTCTGTCTGAGCTTTGCTGAGTACGCCATCGCGCCCTTCTACCCAGGATGCTCATCTCCGCAGGTAGCCATCAAATGtacagctgctgcctgcatcCTGATCTTGACTGTCATCAACTGTCTCAACGTGAGGCTGGCGACATCTGTCATGAACATTTTTACAGCTGCCAAACTCCTGGCTTTGTTTGTGATCGTGGTGGGTGGGTTGGTGCTGCTTGCCAAGGGGCAAACTCAGAGTTTCCAGAATGGTTTTCAAGGCACGACTGCAGGTATTGGAACAGTTGGAGTGGCATTTTACCAGGGACTCTGGTCCTATGATGGCTGGAACAACCTAAATTATGTAACTGAGGAGCTGAAGAAGCCTGAG GTGacccttcccagagctctgaTGATTGCCATTCCTTTGGTTACATGCCTGTATTTGCTGGTGAACGTGAGCTACTTGGCAGCCATGActccctctgagctgctgtcttcaggagctgtggctgtcacCTGGGG GGACAAAGTCCTGGGCAGCTGGGCATGGCTCATCTCGCTGTCGGTGGCCCTGTCTACGTTTGGTTCCTCCAACGGCACGTTCTTCAGCGGCGGCCGCGTGTGCTACATCGCTGCCAGGGAGGGCCATATG ccAGACATTCTGTCCATGGCTCACGTGCGATGCCTCACgccctcccctgctctgctctttaCATCTGCAATGTCTTTGATAATGATAGTATCAGGAAACTTCACCAGTATTGTCAACTTTTTCAG TTTTATGGCATGGTTTTTCTATGGAATGACTATTTCTGGGCtcctgtatttaaaaatcaagaaaccAGAACTGCCAAGATCTTACAAG GTCATTGATCCTCCAGACCTCTTCCAGCCCATCTCAGAGCTGTGGATATGA
- the LOC130251638 gene encoding b(0,+)-type amino acid transporter 1-like isoform X1 yields the protein MRERKTTDPLHSTNALHSSTGLSQGKEKLRLKQEVGLISGVSLIAGTMIGSGIFMSPEWVLHHMGNPASSLLLWAACGLLAMFGALSYAELGTIIKESGGEYIYILRIFGSFPAFLFAYTSVILVRPAGLAAVCLSFAEYAIAPFYPGCSSPQVAIKCTAAACILILTVINCLNVRLATSVMNIFTAAKLLALFVIVVGGLVLLAKGQTQSFQNGFQGTTAGIGTVGVAFYQGLWSYDGWNNLNYVTEELKKPEVTLPRALMIAIPLVTCLYLLVNVSYLAAMTPSELLSSGAVAVTWGDKVLGSWAWLISLSVALSTFGSSNGTFFSGGRVCYIAAREGHMPDILSMAHVRCLTPSPALLFTSAMSLIMIVSGNFTSIVNFFSFMAWFFYGMTISGLLYLKIKKPELPRSYKVPIIIPIIVLMAAVYLVLAPIIDQPQIEILYIVLFIFSGLIFYFPLVHFKYHPRFLQTVTLHLQLLLEVAPTTRDAN from the exons ATTGCAGGCACCATGATAGGCTCGGGGATCTTTATGTCCCCTGAGTGGGTACTGCATCACATGGGGaaccctgccagcagcctgctgctctgggcagcatgTGGTCTCCTGGCCATGTTCGGAGCCTTGTCGTACGCTGAGCTTGGAACAATAATCAAAGAGTCTGGAGGagaatatatttacattttgaggatttttggttCTTTTCCCGCTTTCCTTTTCGCCTACACTTCTGTCATCCTGGTGAGACCAGCTGGTTTGGCAGCTGTCTGTCTGAGCTTTGCTGAGTACGCCATCGCGCCCTTCTACCCAGGATGCTCATCTCCGCAGGTAGCCATCAAATGtacagctgctgcctgcatcCTGATCTTGACTGTCATCAACTGTCTCAACGTGAGGCTGGCGACATCTGTCATGAACATTTTTACAGCTGCCAAACTCCTGGCTTTGTTTGTGATCGTGGTGGGTGGGTTGGTGCTGCTTGCCAAGGGGCAAACTCAGAGTTTCCAGAATGGTTTTCAAGGCACGACTGCAGGTATTGGAACAGTTGGAGTGGCATTTTACCAGGGACTCTGGTCCTATGATGGCTGGAACAACCTAAATTATGTAACTGAGGAGCTGAAGAAGCCTGAG GTGacccttcccagagctctgaTGATTGCCATTCCTTTGGTTACATGCCTGTATTTGCTGGTGAACGTGAGCTACTTGGCAGCCATGActccctctgagctgctgtcttcaggagctgtggctgtcacCTGGGG GGACAAAGTCCTGGGCAGCTGGGCATGGCTCATCTCGCTGTCGGTGGCCCTGTCTACGTTTGGTTCCTCCAACGGCACGTTCTTCAGCGGCGGCCGCGTGTGCTACATCGCTGCCAGGGAGGGCCATATG ccAGACATTCTGTCCATGGCTCACGTGCGATGCCTCACgccctcccctgctctgctctttaCATCTGCAATGTCTTTGATAATGATAGTATCAGGAAACTTCACCAGTATTGTCAACTTTTTCAG TTTTATGGCATGGTTTTTCTATGGAATGACTATTTCTGGGCtcctgtatttaaaaatcaagaaaccAGAACTGCCAAGATCTTACAAG GTCCCAATTATCATCCCCATAATTGTGCTGATGGCAGCTGTGTACCTGGTGTTAGCTCCCATCATTGATCAACCCCAAATAGAGATCCTCTACATCGTCCTGTTCATTTTCAGTGgcctcattttttatttcccactgGTTCACTTTAAGTACCACCCTCGCTTCTTACAGACAGTCACTTTACACCTCCAGTTGTTGCTGGAAGTTGCTCCAACTACCAGGGATGCAAACTGA
- the LOC130251638 gene encoding b(0,+)-type amino acid transporter 1-like isoform X2: MRERKTTDPLHSTNALHSSTGLSQGKEKLRLKQEVGLISGVSLIAGTMIGSGIFMSPEWVLHHMGNPASSLLLWAACGLLAMFGALSYAELGTIIKESGGEYIYILRIFGSFPAFLFAYTSVILVRPAGLAAVCLSFAEYAIAPFYPGCSSPQVAIKCTAAACILILTVINCLNVRLATSVMNIFTAAKLLALFVIVVGGLVLLAKGQTQSFQNGFQGTTAGIGTVGVAFYQGLWSYDGWNNLNYVTEELKKPEVTLPRALMIAIPLVTCLYLLVNVSYLAAMTPSELLSSGAVAVTWGDKVLGSWAWLISLSVALSTFGSSNGTFFSGGRVCYIAAREGHMPDILSMAHVRCLTPSPALLFTSAMSLIMIVSGNFTSIVNFFSFMAWFFYGMTISGLLYLKIKKPELPRSYKTVTLHLQLLLEVAPTTRDAN; the protein is encoded by the exons ATTGCAGGCACCATGATAGGCTCGGGGATCTTTATGTCCCCTGAGTGGGTACTGCATCACATGGGGaaccctgccagcagcctgctgctctgggcagcatgTGGTCTCCTGGCCATGTTCGGAGCCTTGTCGTACGCTGAGCTTGGAACAATAATCAAAGAGTCTGGAGGagaatatatttacattttgaggatttttggttCTTTTCCCGCTTTCCTTTTCGCCTACACTTCTGTCATCCTGGTGAGACCAGCTGGTTTGGCAGCTGTCTGTCTGAGCTTTGCTGAGTACGCCATCGCGCCCTTCTACCCAGGATGCTCATCTCCGCAGGTAGCCATCAAATGtacagctgctgcctgcatcCTGATCTTGACTGTCATCAACTGTCTCAACGTGAGGCTGGCGACATCTGTCATGAACATTTTTACAGCTGCCAAACTCCTGGCTTTGTTTGTGATCGTGGTGGGTGGGTTGGTGCTGCTTGCCAAGGGGCAAACTCAGAGTTTCCAGAATGGTTTTCAAGGCACGACTGCAGGTATTGGAACAGTTGGAGTGGCATTTTACCAGGGACTCTGGTCCTATGATGGCTGGAACAACCTAAATTATGTAACTGAGGAGCTGAAGAAGCCTGAG GTGacccttcccagagctctgaTGATTGCCATTCCTTTGGTTACATGCCTGTATTTGCTGGTGAACGTGAGCTACTTGGCAGCCATGActccctctgagctgctgtcttcaggagctgtggctgtcacCTGGGG GGACAAAGTCCTGGGCAGCTGGGCATGGCTCATCTCGCTGTCGGTGGCCCTGTCTACGTTTGGTTCCTCCAACGGCACGTTCTTCAGCGGCGGCCGCGTGTGCTACATCGCTGCCAGGGAGGGCCATATG ccAGACATTCTGTCCATGGCTCACGTGCGATGCCTCACgccctcccctgctctgctctttaCATCTGCAATGTCTTTGATAATGATAGTATCAGGAAACTTCACCAGTATTGTCAACTTTTTCAG TTTTATGGCATGGTTTTTCTATGGAATGACTATTTCTGGGCtcctgtatttaaaaatcaagaaaccAGAACTGCCAAGATCTTACAAG ACAGTCACTTTACACCTCCAGTTGTTGCTGGAAGTTGCTCCAACTACCAGGGATGCAAACTGA